From Streptomyces sp. Edi4, one genomic window encodes:
- a CDS encoding DEAD/DEAH box helicase, whose amino-acid sequence MNRSARTNDRSTAARRGGADRGARFRPQGAGRSGGARRPSAPQGEFALPVTVTPPLPAVEHFGDLALPAPVLELLSSLGMNEPFPIQAATLPNSLAGRDVLGRGRTGSGKTLAFGLALLARTAGRRADSKKPLALVLVPTRELAQQVTDALTPYAKALRLRMATVVGGMSIGRQAGALRSGAEVVVATPGRLKDLIERRDCRLDEVAITVLDEADQMADMGFMPQVTELLDQVRPEGQRMLFSATLDRNVDLLVRRYLHDPVVHSVDPSAGAVTTMEHHVLHVQSADKYATTTEIAARDGRVIMFLDTKHAVDQLTKHLLQSGVRAAALHGGKSQPQRTRTLAQFKTGAVSVLVATNVAARGIHVDNLDLVVNVDPPTDHKDYLHRGGRTARAGESGSVVTLVLPNQRRDMTRLMMTAGITPTITQVRSGEAELSRITGAQAPSGIPVGPVAPPADQPKRGQAPFRGRGTARGQSGRPATSRRTGESRELAEARKAARVRRAA is encoded by the coding sequence TTGAACCGTTCAGCTCGCACGAACGACCGCTCCACCGCCGCCCGCAGGGGCGGCGCCGACCGGGGGGCCCGCTTCCGCCCCCAGGGCGCCGGCCGCTCCGGCGGCGCCCGCAGGCCCTCGGCCCCGCAGGGCGAGTTCGCCCTCCCTGTCACCGTCACCCCGCCGCTGCCGGCCGTCGAGCACTTCGGTGACCTCGCCCTGCCGGCCCCGGTCCTCGAGCTGCTGAGCAGCCTGGGCATGAACGAGCCGTTCCCGATCCAGGCGGCCACGCTGCCCAACTCGCTGGCCGGCCGTGACGTCCTGGGCCGTGGCCGCACCGGCTCCGGCAAGACCCTCGCCTTCGGCCTCGCCCTCCTGGCGCGCACCGCGGGCCGCCGCGCCGACTCCAAGAAGCCGCTCGCCCTGGTCCTGGTCCCCACGCGTGAGCTGGCCCAGCAGGTCACCGACGCCCTCACCCCGTACGCCAAGGCGCTGAGGCTGCGCATGGCCACCGTCGTCGGCGGCATGTCGATCGGGCGGCAGGCCGGCGCGCTGCGCTCCGGCGCCGAGGTCGTGGTGGCCACCCCCGGCCGCCTCAAGGACCTCATCGAACGCCGTGACTGCCGTCTGGACGAGGTCGCCATCACCGTGCTCGACGAGGCCGACCAGATGGCCGACATGGGCTTCATGCCGCAGGTCACCGAACTCCTCGACCAGGTGCGCCCCGAGGGTCAGCGGATGCTGTTCTCGGCGACCCTCGACCGCAACGTGGACCTGCTGGTCCGGCGCTACCTGCACGACCCGGTCGTCCACTCCGTCGACCCCTCCGCCGGCGCGGTCACCACGATGGAGCACCACGTGCTGCACGTGCAGAGCGCCGACAAGTACGCCACGACCACCGAGATCGCGGCCCGCGACGGCCGGGTGATCATGTTCCTCGACACCAAGCACGCCGTGGACCAGCTCACCAAGCACCTGCTCCAGAGCGGGGTGCGGGCAGCGGCCCTGCACGGTGGCAAGTCCCAGCCGCAGCGCACCCGCACCCTGGCCCAGTTCAAGACCGGCGCAGTCTCGGTCCTGGTCGCCACCAACGTCGCCGCGCGCGGCATCCACGTCGACAACCTCGACCTCGTCGTCAACGTCGACCCGCCGACCGACCACAAGGACTATCTGCACCGGGGCGGCCGCACCGCACGCGCCGGCGAGTCCGGCAGCGTCGTCACCCTGGTCCTGCCCAACCAGCGCCGCGACATGACCCGCCTGATGATGACCGCCGGGATCACCCCGACCATCACCCAGGTCCGCTCCGGCGAGGCCGAGCTGAGCCGCATCACCGGCGCCCAGGCACCCTCAGGCATCCCCGTCGGCCCCGTGGCGCCCCCCGCGGACCAGCCCAAGCGCGGCCAGGCCCCCTTCCGTGGCCGTGGCACCGCCCGTGGCCAGTCCGGCCGCCCCGCCACCTCGCGCCGCACCGGCGAGTCCCGCGAGCTGGCCGAGGCCCGCAAGGCGGCCCGCGTCCGCCGCGCCGCCTGA
- the lgt gene encoding prolipoprotein diacylglyceryl transferase, with the protein MVLAYLPSPSQGVWHLGPIPIRAYALCIIAGVFAGVWLTRRRWAARGGTPADISAISDIAVWAVPFGLLGGRLYHVITDPELYFTAGRQPIRALYIWDGGLGIPGAVALGALGAWLGCRRRGITLADFADAAAPGLVLAQAMGRWGNYFNQELFGTPTSLPWKLLIDPAHRPDDTPTVAFYHPTFLYECVWDLGVVALLLWLDRRYAMRRGRLFACYVLAYTAGRAWIEALRVDHANHFLGLRLNDWVSLALFLGAAAFLILSRRPAPADGAATVTPDDPGELNKDEKAPAP; encoded by the coding sequence ATGGTTCTGGCGTATCTGCCGAGCCCTTCCCAGGGGGTGTGGCACCTGGGGCCGATACCGATCAGGGCGTACGCGCTGTGCATCATCGCCGGTGTCTTCGCGGGCGTGTGGCTCACCCGGCGACGGTGGGCGGCGCGTGGAGGCACCCCCGCCGACATTTCTGCCATCTCCGACATCGCGGTGTGGGCGGTGCCGTTCGGACTTCTCGGCGGCCGGCTCTACCACGTGATCACCGACCCGGAGCTGTACTTCACGGCGGGCCGCCAGCCCATCAGGGCGCTGTACATCTGGGACGGCGGCCTCGGCATTCCCGGGGCCGTGGCGCTCGGCGCGCTGGGAGCCTGGCTGGGCTGCCGCCGCCGGGGCATCACCCTGGCCGACTTCGCCGACGCGGCCGCGCCCGGCCTCGTCCTGGCCCAGGCGATGGGGCGCTGGGGCAATTACTTCAACCAGGAACTGTTCGGCACCCCCACCTCCCTGCCGTGGAAGCTGCTGATCGACCCGGCCCACCGGCCCGACGACACACCCACCGTCGCCTTCTACCACCCGACCTTCCTGTACGAGTGCGTATGGGACCTGGGCGTCGTGGCGCTGCTCCTGTGGCTCGACCGGCGGTACGCCATGCGGCGCGGGCGCCTCTTCGCGTGCTACGTCCTCGCCTACACCGCGGGGCGGGCCTGGATCGAGGCGCTGCGCGTCGACCACGCCAACCACTTCCTGGGCCTGCGTCTCAACGACTGGGTATCCCTTGCCCTGTTCCTCGGCGCCGCCGCCTTCCTGATCCTCTCCCGCCGTCCCGCGCCGGCCGACGGCGCCGCGACCGTGACGCCGGACGATCCAGGCGAGCTGAACAAGGACGAGAAGGCGCCGGCCCCGTAA
- a CDS encoding cold-shock protein — translation MATGTVKWFNAEKGFGFIEQEGGGPDVFAHYSNIAAQGFRELQEGQKVNFDVTQGQKGPQAENITPA, via the coding sequence ACTGGCACCGTGAAGTGGTTCAACGCGGAAAAGGGCTTCGGCTTCATCGAGCAGGAGGGTGGCGGCCCGGACGTGTTCGCCCACTACTCCAACATCGCCGCCCAGGGCTTCCGTGAGCTTCAGGAAGGCCAGAAGGTGAACTTCGACGTCACGCAGGGCCAGAAGGGCCCGCAGGCCGAGAACATCACGCCTGCCTGA